A single window of Pseudomonadota bacterium DNA harbors:
- the dxr gene encoding 1-deoxy-D-xylulose-5-phosphate reductoisomerase — translation MKRIAILGSTGSIGRSALEVVRNHSEFFSIELLVAGQQHLELAQQIRTLRPAIAGLANRAAFTELCRELGVSDGASHWQDTQLICGEDQILSAIKSCKAEVVLAAVVGMAGLSGVLAALEAGKDVALANKESLVVAGALVLEKARQSGARIIPVDSEHSAIFQVLQGARRSELSCLILTASGGPFLHTPLDQFAGITPEQALKHPQWSMGAKVTIDSATMMNKALEVIEARWLFDISSAAIEVLIHPQSIVHSMIRLRDETILAQLSLPDMKGPIAYALRYPEDRLPGIMRPLDLTKIRELTFLPVDDERFPSIKRARACLEGAAGACAVLNAANEVAVHLFLSHRIPFTSIHIIIERALERFGDMGYESLGELMELCATVSEWAQQQAS, via the coding sequence ATGAAACGGATCGCGATCCTCGGTTCAACCGGTTCGATCGGAAGATCTGCGCTGGAGGTAGTGCGGAATCATTCAGAATTCTTCTCAATTGAGCTACTCGTTGCAGGGCAACAGCACCTTGAATTAGCACAACAGATCCGAACTTTACGCCCGGCCATAGCGGGGCTCGCTAATCGTGCCGCTTTTACAGAGCTCTGCCGCGAGTTGGGGGTATCGGATGGGGCATCCCACTGGCAGGACACGCAACTTATCTGCGGAGAGGATCAGATCCTCTCGGCGATTAAGTCCTGTAAGGCCGAGGTCGTGTTGGCCGCTGTTGTTGGAATGGCCGGATTGTCTGGCGTGCTGGCAGCGCTAGAGGCTGGCAAAGACGTAGCGCTTGCTAATAAGGAGAGCCTGGTTGTTGCAGGGGCCCTGGTGCTTGAAAAGGCGCGCCAGAGTGGTGCTAGGATTATCCCCGTTGATAGCGAGCACTCCGCTATCTTTCAGGTGCTACAGGGGGCGCGGCGCTCGGAGCTCTCATGCTTAATCCTAACCGCCTCCGGTGGACCGTTTCTCCATACGCCGCTCGATCAGTTTGCAGGGATAACTCCAGAGCAGGCCCTTAAGCATCCGCAGTGGAGTATGGGGGCCAAGGTAACGATTGACTCGGCTACTATGATGAACAAGGCGCTGGAGGTGATAGAGGCGCGCTGGCTCTTTGATATTTCAAGCGCTGCAATCGAGGTCCTGATTCATCCACAAAGTATCGTGCACTCTATGATACGGCTCAGAGATGAAACGATTCTAGCACAGCTATCACTCCCCGATATGAAGGGGCCCATAGCCTATGCGCTGCGGTACCCAGAAGATCGTCTCCCTGGCATAATGCGTCCATTGGATCTTACAAAGATTAGGGAGCTGACCTTCCTACCGGTAGATGACGAGCGTTTCCCAAGTATTAAACGCGCGCGCGCCTGCCTTGAGGGAGCAGCCGGTGCCTGCGCCGTTCTTAACGCTGCTAATGAGGTTGCGGTTCACCTCTTCCTGAGTCATCGTATACCCTTTACCTCGATTCATATTATCATAGAGCGGGCCTTAGAGCGCTTTGGGGATATGGGGTATGAGTCTCTAGGGGAGCTTATGGAGCTCTGCGCAACGGTCAGTGAGTGGGCGCAGCAGCAGGCGAGTTAG
- a CDS encoding phosphatidate cytidylyltransferase, whose amino-acid sequence MNLNLFSFEHSGGLKDRLLTALIVLSVALALSLLAIYLPYGRLLCVAWAMTVVVVSIFEVVRLFARNNDTLAYRPLHAIIVYTVLVLPGLAAASVAATSVFGYAIDWTLLYLSLLVAGVGLVIVQVFEGRTQLDNASRFAERYGVAFLLLGVCAPQLIVLSALPNGVQLVWWLAGVVALNDTSAYFAGRAFGRHTMAPALSPKKTVEGMLTGLVVGALAGVVLWRFLLGDGVSTGKLVFISLLATLAAQAADLSKSYLKRLRGVKDTGAFFPGHGGILDRFDGMIGAAPVVLVALALLGGL is encoded by the coding sequence ATGAACCTTAATCTCTTCTCGTTTGAGCATAGTGGTGGGCTAAAAGATCGTCTACTGACGGCGCTAATCGTGCTTTCAGTTGCGCTAGCACTTTCGCTACTGGCGATCTATCTGCCCTATGGCCGGCTGCTGTGTGTGGCGTGGGCCATGACGGTGGTGGTGGTAAGTATATTTGAGGTGGTACGGCTCTTCGCACGTAATAACGACACCCTGGCATATCGACCCTTGCACGCTATTATTGTTTACACAGTGCTTGTGTTGCCCGGTCTTGCTGCGGCAAGCGTTGCAGCAACGAGCGTTTTTGGCTACGCAATCGATTGGACTCTGCTCTATCTCTCGCTTCTAGTTGCTGGGGTGGGTCTGGTGATAGTGCAGGTGTTTGAGGGACGAACGCAGCTCGATAACGCATCCCGTTTTGCTGAACGGTACGGAGTGGCGTTTTTGTTACTAGGCGTCTGCGCACCACAACTTATAGTACTAAGCGCGTTACCTAATGGGGTGCAGCTTGTATGGTGGCTCGCGGGGGTAGTTGCGCTCAACGATACGAGCGCTTACTTCGCTGGGCGCGCCTTTGGACGCCATACGATGGCGCCTGCGCTCTCGCCCAAGAAAACAGTGGAGGGTATGCTGACCGGTCTCGTTGTTGGAGCACTAGCCGGCGTAGTCTTATGGAGGTTCCTGTTGGGAGATGGAGTATCGACTGGAAAGCTTGTTTTTATCTCGCTCTTAGCAACTCTCGCGGCGCAGGCCGCCGATCTCTCTAAATCGTACCTAAAGCGCTTGCGTGGTGTTAAGGATACGGGGGCCTTCTTTCCTGGGCACGGCGGAATTCTCGATCGATTTGACGGCATGATCGGGGCCGCTCCGGTAGTTTTGGTAGCGCTGGCGCTACTTGGGGGGCTTTAG
- a CDS encoding isoprenyl transferase yields the protein MSSNVNDASFATAADKSVLGNSEKGEPVESSPILALKVVPRHIAIIMDGNGRWAKRRFLPRIEGHRNGAKSVRAVVEECRRLGVRYLTLFAFSTENWRRPQEEVGGLMGLFVQYLEGELELLLKHDIRLRAMGDLARLPQAVREILERNEQRTKDLTGMELILAVSYGGRDELVQAVKKIGRGIKAGEINPEDITEESFSKALYLPDVPDPDLLIRTSDETRISNFLLWQLAYSEIVVSPVLWPDFSRDEFHRCLNVFAGRNRRFGLTQEQIKGA from the coding sequence ATGAGCAGTAACGTAAACGATGCGAGCTTTGCCACTGCAGCAGATAAATCAGTGCTGGGTAATTCAGAAAAGGGTGAGCCGGTTGAGTCTAGTCCTATTCTGGCTCTGAAGGTCGTTCCACGTCACATAGCTATCATCATGGATGGTAACGGGCGCTGGGCGAAGCGCCGGTTTCTTCCCCGTATCGAAGGGCACCGTAACGGCGCCAAGAGTGTCCGTGCCGTTGTAGAGGAGTGCCGCCGCCTAGGGGTGCGTTATCTGACACTATTTGCATTTTCGACCGAGAACTGGCGGCGTCCTCAGGAGGAGGTCGGTGGGTTGATGGGTCTCTTCGTTCAGTACCTTGAGGGCGAGCTTGAGCTGCTGCTTAAACATGATATTCGTCTGCGTGCTATGGGGGACCTAGCACGCTTGCCGCAAGCGGTGCGCGAGATTCTTGAGCGCAACGAGCAGCGGACCAAAGATCTTACTGGAATGGAGCTAATACTGGCGGTATCGTACGGTGGTCGAGATGAGTTGGTGCAGGCTGTTAAGAAGATCGGGCGGGGGATAAAAGCGGGCGAGATTAATCCGGAGGATATCACCGAGGAGTCTTTCTCAAAGGCGCTCTACCTGCCGGATGTTCCGGATCCTGACCTTCTGATTAGGACCAGCGATGAGACTAGAATCTCTAACTTTTTGCTGTGGCAGTTGGCATACTCTGAGATAGTAGTTTCGCCAGTGTTATGGCCGGATTTTTCGCGTGATGAATTTCATAGGTGTCTGAATGTCTTCGCAGGACGTAATCGTAGATTCGGGCTCACGCAGGAGCAGATTAAAGGGGCGTAG
- the frr gene encoding ribosome recycling factor, with protein MSSQFDNYKAQCAKAIEHFKRDLGRLRSGRATPTLLEGLQVEYYGSMVPLQQLGLVAAPESRMLTIQVYDASAIESIEKAIRQSELGFNPSRDGGLIRIVIPALNEERRKDLIKKVNKMSEETKISLRNLRRDEVENVKKKTKAKEMSEDDSRRAQEEIQKIIDRFIVDVDAAAASKEKELIEV; from the coding sequence ATGAGTTCTCAATTTGATAACTACAAGGCGCAGTGCGCCAAGGCGATAGAGCACTTCAAGAGGGATCTTGGGCGGTTGCGTTCGGGGCGTGCAACTCCAACTTTGCTTGAGGGGCTACAGGTAGAGTACTACGGCTCTATGGTTCCCCTTCAGCAGCTCGGTCTTGTAGCGGCACCAGAGTCGCGCATGCTCACCATACAGGTTTACGATGCGAGTGCGATTGAGAGTATCGAGAAGGCTATTCGACAATCGGAGCTTGGCTTTAATCCATCGCGTGATGGGGGGCTAATCAGAATCGTTATTCCAGCCCTGAATGAGGAACGTCGTAAGGATCTGATCAAGAAGGTCAATAAGATGTCGGAAGAGACCAAGATCTCTCTGCGTAATCTCCGTCGTGATGAGGTAGAAAACGTTAAGAAAAAGACCAAGGCCAAGGAGATGTCTGAGGACGATTCCCGCCGCGCTCAGGAGGAAATTCAGAAGATTATCGATAGATTTATCGTCGACGTTGATGCTGCTGCCGCAAGCAAAGAGAAGGAGTTGATAGAGGTCTAG
- the pyrH gene encoding UMP kinase has translation MVEIQEAGVKYKRIMLKLSGEILAGENSGGIDPDILNRLVAQIREVSRLGVQIAIVIGGGNIFRGIQAGSQGLDRITGDYMGMLATAINALALQDRLEAEGVDTRVLSAIEMKEISEPYIKRRATRHLEKGRVVIFACGTGNPFFTTDTAASLRAMEMGAEILLKGTKVDAIYDCDPVKNKDAKPFTKISFMDVLQRGLRVMDTAAISLCMDNNLPIVVFNVGVEGNLRRIVCGESVGTLVQG, from the coding sequence ATGGTAGAGATTCAGGAAGCAGGGGTAAAGTATAAGCGGATAATGCTTAAGCTCAGTGGCGAGATACTAGCCGGAGAGAACTCCGGCGGTATCGATCCAGATATCCTGAATCGGCTCGTAGCGCAGATCCGCGAGGTAAGTAGACTCGGTGTTCAGATCGCTATCGTAATCGGTGGCGGTAATATCTTTCGAGGTATTCAGGCTGGCTCGCAGGGGCTCGATCGTATCACCGGCGATTATATGGGCATGTTGGCAACCGCCATCAATGCACTCGCCCTGCAGGACAGACTCGAAGCTGAGGGGGTTGATACCCGCGTACTTTCTGCTATCGAGATGAAGGAGATCTCTGAGCCCTACATCAAGCGCCGCGCAACCCGACATCTCGAAAAGGGGCGGGTCGTTATCTTCGCGTGTGGCACCGGGAACCCATTCTTTACGACCGATACAGCAGCGAGTCTGCGTGCCATGGAGATGGGGGCCGAGATCCTGCTTAAGGGTACCAAGGTAGATGCAATCTACGACTGTGATCCGGTTAAGAACAAAGATGCGAAGCCCTTTACCAAGATATCATTTATGGATGTGTTGCAGCGGGGATTGCGGGTGATGGACACCGCCGCTATCTCTCTCTGTATGGATAACAACCTCCCTATAGTTGTCTTTAATGTGGGAGTTGAGGGTAATTTACGACGGATTGTGTGTGGTGAATCGGTGGGTACGCTTGTTCAGGGGTAG